A single genomic interval of Nostoc commune NIES-4072 harbors:
- the mtnA gene encoding S-methyl-5-thioribose-1-phosphate isomerase, translating to MTRSTNQVYPVIWHNDSVSLIDQTRLPNEYTFVEIHRSEDMARAIKTMIVRGAPAIGVAAGYGMYLGAREIKTSDRHEFLQHLDKVAQLLRSTRPTAVNLFWAISRMLKAAYETLGTVEDIKQTLFQTAQAINAEDLQTCQAIGDNGLAVLPATPEKLRLLTHCNAGALATAGYGTALGVVRSAWREGRLERLFADETRPRLQGAKLTTWECVQEGIPVTLITDNMAAHCMKQGLIHAVVVGADRIAANGDTANKIGTYSVAIAAKAHNIPFFVAAPLSTVDFELADGSKIPIEEREPTEIYQVGDTILTPAGVDFYNPAFDVTPAELITAIITENGAIAPDKLAKSQLKQLPIGLNPN from the coding sequence ATGACACGTTCCACAAACCAGGTTTATCCCGTTATTTGGCACAATGACTCAGTGTCACTAATTGATCAAACGCGCTTACCAAACGAATATACATTTGTAGAAATTCACCGCAGTGAAGATATGGCGCGGGCAATTAAAACTATGATTGTCCGAGGTGCGCCAGCCATTGGTGTAGCTGCGGGGTATGGAATGTATCTTGGTGCCAGGGAAATTAAAACAAGCGATCGCCACGAATTTTTGCAACACTTAGATAAAGTAGCCCAGTTGTTGCGTTCTACTCGTCCAACGGCGGTGAATTTATTTTGGGCAATTAGCCGGATGCTGAAAGCCGCCTACGAAACGCTGGGAACGGTAGAAGACATCAAGCAAACCCTTTTCCAAACAGCCCAAGCAATCAACGCTGAAGATTTGCAAACCTGTCAAGCGATCGGTGACAATGGTTTGGCAGTGTTACCTGCTACCCCAGAAAAGCTAAGGTTACTTACTCACTGTAACGCTGGGGCGTTAGCTACTGCTGGTTATGGCACAGCTTTGGGTGTAGTGCGTTCTGCATGGAGAGAAGGACGTTTAGAACGTTTATTTGCCGACGAAACCCGTCCTCGTTTGCAAGGCGCAAAACTCACCACTTGGGAATGTGTGCAAGAAGGTATTCCAGTAACATTAATTACTGATAATATGGCAGCCCATTGCATGAAACAGGGTTTGATTCATGCTGTAGTTGTAGGCGCCGATCGCATTGCTGCAAATGGCGATACTGCTAATAAAATTGGTACATATAGTGTTGCGATCGCGGCTAAGGCACATAATATCCCCTTCTTTGTCGCTGCACCCCTTTCTACTGTTGATTTTGAATTAGCCGATGGTAGCAAAATTCCGATTGAAGAACGCGAACCAACAGAAATTTATCAAGTTGGTGATACGATTCTCACTCCTGCGGGTGTAGATTTTTATAACCCAGCTTTTGATGTGACTCCGGCAGAGTTGATTACAGCCATCATTACAGAGAATGGAGCGATCGCACCTGATAAATTAGCGAAATCACAGTTAAAGCAATTACCGATTGGGTTAAATCCAAATTAA
- a CDS encoding nucleoside hydrolase encodes MKKPFFKNHLCYSLLSSLTLLVTLPIAFGSQPAFGSTLNRTPIILDDDGSQDGMTAWAYILQNPKFEVKAMTISQGLARPQIFGNNVMRMLAGLGITGIPVAVGRETPLSGNNAFPDAFRADTDTFWTPFTNLPDKALETVDQRSAAQLLVDTINQSPEPVEILMTGSATNIADALTIDPSIAKKISRLEIMGGAVFVPGNLREHLDPILKQNLVSEFNIWTDPVAAQKVFSAGLPISLTPLDATNQIGFTRADQAAWKATGTPESILASQLLDYALTNISGNDPLIPNPARVSASQTLLTRWFWGSTKAQISSKLLH; translated from the coding sequence ATGAAAAAGCCTTTTTTCAAAAACCATCTTTGTTATTCACTTCTATCTTCTCTAACACTGTTAGTAACGTTGCCAATTGCTTTTGGTAGTCAACCTGCTTTTGGTAGTACCTTGAATCGTACACCAATAATTTTAGATGATGATGGTAGTCAGGATGGCATGACTGCTTGGGCGTACATATTGCAAAATCCCAAGTTCGAGGTCAAGGCTATGACCATAAGCCAGGGATTAGCCCGCCCTCAAATATTTGGCAATAATGTCATGCGGATGCTGGCAGGACTGGGAATAACTGGGATACCTGTTGCTGTTGGTAGGGAAACACCCTTGTCAGGCAATAATGCTTTCCCCGATGCATTTAGAGCGGATACGGATACATTTTGGACTCCTTTTACCAACCTGCCAGATAAAGCCCTTGAAACTGTTGATCAAAGAAGTGCTGCTCAACTGCTTGTAGACACAATAAATCAGTCGCCAGAACCAGTCGAGATTTTAATGACTGGTTCTGCGACAAACATAGCAGATGCACTGACGATAGATCCAAGTATCGCTAAAAAGATTTCGCGCCTGGAAATTATGGGCGGTGCAGTCTTTGTTCCAGGAAATCTCAGGGAACACCTTGACCCGATATTAAAACAAAACCTAGTTTCTGAGTTTAATATCTGGACTGATCCGGTAGCAGCACAAAAGGTATTTTCCGCAGGATTGCCAATATCTCTAACTCCATTGGATGCAACTAACCAAATTGGGTTTACTCGAGCAGACCAAGCAGCATGGAAAGCGACTGGTACTCCTGAGAGCATTCTGGCATCACAATTATTGGACTACGCTCTGACAAATATTTCTGGAAATGACCCGTTGATTCCTAACCCAGCCAGGGTTAGCGCATCTCAAACCCTATTGACACGGTGGTTTTGGGGTTCAACCAAAGCACAAATAAGTTCAAAATTACTACACTGA